The Streptomyces sp. 11x1 genomic sequence GCCGCCGGGCCTGGGCGACGAGGGCCGCGATGGCGGTGTCCTCGGCGTCACGCGGGCGGGAGGCGAGGAAGTCGGCGTACCGGGGGCCGCCCTGCTGGGGAGCCGCGTCGAGGTGGTGGGGGTCCTCGGCGTGGACGATCAGCAGTCCGCCGAAGCCCGCGATCTCGGCCAGGGAGCGGGCGAGTCCGTCCTGGTCGAGGTGCGGGAACTCCTCCACGCCCGACGGCGACAGGAACGCCTTGAAGCCGAAGACCCCGCTGTCGTGCAGCGGGCGCAGGTCCTTGACGTTGTCGGGCAGGGCGCCGCCCCAGAAGCCGACGTCGATGTGGGCCTTGTCGGCGGCGACCTCGCGCTTCGTACGGAGGTGGTCGACCGTGGTGGTCGGCGGGAGGGAGTTGAGAGGCATGTCGACGAGGGTGGTGATGCCTCCGGCCGCCGCCGCGCGGGTGGCGGTCCAGAAGCCCTCCCAGTGGGTGCGTCCGGGGTCGTTCACATGGACGTGGGTGTCGACGAGGCCGGGCAGCAGGACGTGGTCGCCGAGATCCTCCAGGCGCGCGCCGGACGGTATGTCGGCGTCGTGGGGGAGTACGGCCGTGATCCTGCCGTCGGCGACGGCGACCGCGGCGGGGCGCGATCCGTCGGGGGTGATGACGCGCGTCGAGCGCAACACCAATTCAGCCTCGGACACCGGGACCCCTCTCGCCGTACCGCTCTTCACTTCCGCTTAACGGTATTTACTTCCACGTAACGGAATTCAACGTTCTGTTGAAGGAGTTTTCACCCGCCTCGCGCCCCCGTCAAGGGCACACCCTCCACTCTGCCTCCCACGGCACGCATCCTGGTTGTTTTCACAAGACGGAATTACCATTCCACTGAGCAGAACTTAATGACGTACGAGCTCGTAGTCAACGAACTGCCGGGTAGGCTGCGACCTCGCCCGCCATCTCGAAAGGACCGCGCCCGTGCCGATGTCCAGCGCCAGCGCCCACACGACCGACTCCGCCAAGTCGTCCTCCGGTGGTGTCCAGTCCCTCGAGCGCGCCTTCGATCTGCTGGAGCGGATGGCGGACGCCGGCGGCGAGGTGGGCCTGAGCGAGCTGTCCGCGAGCAGTGGCCTGCCGCTGCCGACGATCCACCGGCTGATGCGGACGCTGGTCGTCTGCGGCTACGTACGCCAGCAGTCCAACCGGCGCTACGCCCTCGGCCCGCGCCTGATCCGCCTCGGCGAGTCCGCGTCCCGGCTGCTCGGCACCTGGGCCCGCCCGTACCTGGCACGTCTCGTCGAGGAGACCGGCGAGACGGCGAACATGGCGCTGCTGGACGGCGACGAGATCGTCTACGTCGCCCAGGTGCCGTCCAAGCACTCGATGCGGATGTTCACCGAGGTGGGCCGCCGCGTCCTCCCCCACTCCACGGGGGTCGGCAAGGCGCTCCTCGCCGGCTTCCCGGCCGACGAGGTGCGCGCGCTGCTGGCCCGTACGGGCATGCCGGCGGCCACGGACAAGACGATCACCACGCCCGAGGGCTTCCTGAGCGCCCTGGAGGACGTCCGCCGGCTGGGGTACGCGGTCGACGACAACGAACAGGAGATCGGCGTCCGCTGCCTCGCCGTCTCCGTCCCGGACTCCCCCACCGCCGCGGCTATTTCGATCTCCGGCCCGGCGGGACGCGTCACGGAGACGGCGACGGAACGAATCGTGCCGGTGCTGCAGCAGGTGGCGGTGGAACTGTCGGAGGCGCTGGCGAGTTCGGGCGCGGGCAGCTGAGCGGCGGGCCGTCGGTCACGTCGGCGGGGGCGCCTTCGGGAACCTCGTCGGGTGCGGGTGCGTGGGCTGGTCGCGCAGTTCCCCGCGCCCTGAAGGATTCAGGCCCGGCGGGCCTGAAAAGGCTGGGGCGCAGCCCCGTCTTTTCAGGGGCGCGGGGAACTGCGCGACCAGCCCCCACCGAAGGGACGTCTGGGGGTCAAAGGGGCGCAGCCCCTGAGGATGGGACGGGCAGGGGCGGCGGGGGCGGAAGAAGCGACGGTCACCGACGAGGCGGCTCCCCGAACAACTCCACCGCCGTACGCACATCCGCCAACCCCTTCGCCAACGCACTCACCGACCCGATCGACCCCGCGATCAGCAACAGCGAGCGCCGCAACCGCGGAACCTCCGGCATCCCGGTGACGGCCATCGCCGCGAGCGCCGCCAGCTCGTCCTCCGCTATGCCCCGGTCGGGAAACTCCGCCGGATGCGCGGCCAGTTCACGACGCAGCCGGGACACGGCCGAGCTCAGCTCCGCCACTCTCGGATCCTCGTCACCGCCGGTCACTGGCCTCTGCCCCAAGCTCCGCAACACAGCCCTCTCCCCCCCTCGCCCACGCCTTCGTGCACGAGTCATGGCCGTGCGACGGCGCACGGCCGCCCGCCCCGTGGCGTCGGTCGGGCGCCGGGGGTGGCGCGGGCCAGTAAACGCCAATCGGTGTGGCGAGCGCCACCACGGGGACCGAAATTCAGTCCCCGGGCACCACAAAGACGGCACCCGGTCCGTGGGGCTTCACGGGACGCCCCCGCCCGGTCGGGTATGCAGGGGACATGACGCACCACCAGTCCCGTGACACCGCCCCTGACCCGGCCCGCCCGGCGTCCGAGAGCGTGATCGTCGGCCTGCTGCTGGCCGCCGGTGGCGGGCGGCGCCTCGGCGGTCGCCCCAAGGCCCTGCTCACCCACCGCGGCCGCCCGTTGGTCGAACACGCGGTCGGCGTACTGCGGGCGGGCGG encodes the following:
- a CDS encoding DUF5955 family protein, which encodes MLRSLGQRPVTGGDEDPRVAELSSAVSRLRRELAAHPAEFPDRGIAEDELAALAAMAVTGMPEVPRLRRSLLLIAGSIGSVSALAKGLADVRTAVELFGEPPRR
- the allB gene encoding allantoinase AllB, which codes for MSEAELVLRSTRVITPDGSRPAAVAVADGRITAVLPHDADIPSGARLEDLGDHVLLPGLVDTHVHVNDPGRTHWEGFWTATRAAAAGGITTLVDMPLNSLPPTTTVDHLRTKREVAADKAHIDVGFWGGALPDNVKDLRPLHDSGVFGFKAFLSPSGVEEFPHLDQDGLARSLAEIAGFGGLLIVHAEDPHHLDAAPQQGGPRYADFLASRPRDAEDTAIAALVAQARRLDARVHVLHLSSSDALPLIAEAKREGVRITVETCPHYLTLTAEEVPDGASEFKCCPPIRESANQDLLWQALADGTIDCVVTDHSPSTADLKTDDFATAWGGISGLQLSLAAVWTEARRRGHGLEDVVRWMSTRTAALVGLDRKGAIEPGRDADFAVLAPDETFTVDPAALQHRNRVTAYAGKTLYGVVKSTWLHGERIVADGEFTEPKGQLLTRTP
- a CDS encoding IclR family transcriptional regulator, with the protein product MSSASAHTTDSAKSSSGGVQSLERAFDLLERMADAGGEVGLSELSASSGLPLPTIHRLMRTLVVCGYVRQQSNRRYALGPRLIRLGESASRLLGTWARPYLARLVEETGETANMALLDGDEIVYVAQVPSKHSMRMFTEVGRRVLPHSTGVGKALLAGFPADEVRALLARTGMPAATDKTITTPEGFLSALEDVRRLGYAVDDNEQEIGVRCLAVSVPDSPTAAAISISGPAGRVTETATERIVPVLQQVAVELSEALASSGAGS